One Azoarcus sp. DN11 DNA segment encodes these proteins:
- a CDS encoding phage integrase N-terminal SAM-like domain-containing protein translates to MKPSGDYPRPARLLDQVRERIRYKHYSIRTEQAYVYWVRLFVRHQGLRHPSEMGAAEVEDFLRWLISERAVAPSTHTQTLSALLFLYREVPRMNLPWMIEIGRPKQRERVPAVLSRGEVARLLATMDGVEGDLALLLYGTGMRLMEALRLRVKDVGFERNGITVREGKGGKGA, encoded by the coding sequence TTGAAGCCTTCCGGGGACTATCCGCGGCCCGCGCGGCTGCTCGATCAGGTGCGGGAACGTATCCGGTACAAGCACTACAGCATACGAACGGAACAGGCGTATGTCTATTGGGTGCGCCTTTTCGTCCGGCATCAGGGTTTGCGCCATCCGAGCGAGATGGGCGCCGCCGAGGTCGAGGACTTCCTGCGCTGGCTGATCAGCGAGCGCGCGGTGGCGCCTTCGACACACACTCAGACGCTTTCCGCGCTCCTATTCTTGTACCGCGAAGTGCCTAGGATGAATTTGCCATGGATGATCGAGATTGGCCGGCCGAAACAGCGTGAGCGCGTGCCGGCGGTGCTGTCGCGGGGCGAAGTAGCAAGATTGCTCGCGACAATGGACGGCGTGGAGGGCGATCTCGCGCTGCTCCTGTACGGCACGGGCATGCGACTCATGGAGGCTCTTCGCTTGCGCGTGAAGGACGTCGGCTTCGAGCGTAACGGGATTACGGTGCGCGAAGGCAAGGGAGGAAAGGGCGCGTGA
- a CDS encoding site-specific integrase — translation MSVLRQRMDEAMVLRGFSARTRECYLRCVAGLARHYHCPPDRLDAAQIQAYLLYLIEERKLAYASVNQANCAIRFLLARVLGREAGDFEIPMAKVPKRLPQILTREEVVRLLAAARNERARAALTTAYAAGLRVSELCALELSDIESASDRMCLKVRQAKGGKDRYTLLSPRLLEVLRHYWRLYRPGRWLFPNGAGDGPMGAETAQRMYWAARDTAGIAPGGGIHSLRHAFATHLLEAGVDLPTLQRLLGHGHVTTTMRYLHLARSRLTGTTSPLELLDPH, via the coding sequence ATGTCTGTCTTGCGCCAACGAATGGATGAGGCGATGGTGCTGCGCGGCTTCTCGGCGCGCACGCGCGAGTGCTACCTGCGCTGCGTGGCGGGGCTGGCGCGCCACTACCATTGCCCACCGGATCGGCTCGACGCGGCCCAGATCCAGGCCTATCTGCTGTACCTGATCGAAGAGCGCAAGCTCGCCTACGCGTCGGTCAATCAGGCCAATTGCGCGATTCGCTTCCTGTTGGCGCGGGTGCTCGGGCGCGAAGCGGGGGACTTCGAGATTCCGATGGCCAAGGTGCCCAAGCGGCTACCCCAGATCCTCACCCGCGAGGAAGTGGTGCGGCTGCTGGCGGCGGCTCGCAACGAACGCGCCCGCGCCGCGCTGACGACGGCCTATGCGGCCGGTTTGCGGGTGTCCGAGCTGTGCGCGCTGGAACTCTCCGATATCGAGTCAGCCTCGGATCGGATGTGCCTGAAGGTGCGGCAGGCCAAGGGCGGCAAGGACCGCTACACGCTGCTCTCGCCGCGGCTGCTCGAAGTCCTGCGCCACTACTGGCGCCTGTACCGTCCGGGGCGCTGGCTGTTTCCGAACGGCGCCGGCGACGGACCGATGGGCGCGGAAACGGCCCAGCGCATGTACTGGGCCGCGCGCGATACGGCTGGGATCGCCCCGGGCGGGGGCATCCATTCGCTGCGCCACGCCTTCGCCACCCATCTGCTCGAAGCCGGCGTCGATCTGCCGACCCTCCAGCGCCTGCTCGGACACGGCCATGTCACCACGACGATGCGCTACCTGCATCTGGCGCGCTCACGCCTGACCGGCACGACTTCGCCGCTCGAGCTGCTCGACCCGCACTGA
- a CDS encoding GIY-YIG nuclease family protein has protein sequence MINPAMRGLVKIGLTERTPKERAKDLRGTGVPDDFIVIYDELVTDCKFVEKRLHARFDDYRYQPNREFFQIPIREAVCGLMEESVGFLVPRIGANSGVEILPDLKKKYPSYLKPDFHSIKITHSDEIVYLESVRYRHSGLRDEIIERTDLGFITDGTGEMFLASRNPEDNARLFVHQLDEYSMINCTDLFTHEACVEIAQRHERG, from the coding sequence ATGATTAACCCCGCAATGCGAGGGCTGGTCAAAATTGGGTTGACTGAGCGCACTCCTAAGGAGCGTGCCAAAGATTTGCGTGGCACGGGGGTGCCGGACGATTTCATCGTCATCTACGATGAGCTTGTAACGGACTGCAAGTTCGTTGAAAAGCGGCTGCATGCGCGTTTTGATGATTACCGTTATCAGCCAAATCGAGAGTTCTTTCAAATTCCGATTCGAGAGGCAGTTTGCGGGTTGATGGAGGAGTCTGTTGGTTTTCTGGTTCCTCGTATTGGGGCCAATAGCGGCGTAGAAATTCTTCCCGATCTAAAAAAGAAGTATCCGAGCTACCTTAAGCCGGACTTTCATTCGATCAAGATCACTCACAGTGATGAGATCGTGTACCTCGAATCTGTGCGTTACCGCCATTCAGGTTTAAGAGACGAAATAATCGAACGAACTGACCTCGGTTTTATTACTGACGGAACAGGAGAGATGTTCTTGGCATCGAGAAACCCTGAAGACAATGCCCGTCTATTCGTGCATCAGCTTGACGAGTATTCAATGATTAACTGCACCGATTTATTTACTCACGAGGCGTGTGTAGAAATTGCCCAAAGACACGAACGTGGCTAA